A window of the Streptomyces luomodiensis genome harbors these coding sequences:
- a CDS encoding SDR family oxidoreductase: protein MITSLEGSWCLVLGASSGMGLAVAHELAREGVHILGVHFDTTDGQEKAAVAREEMRGHGVEAHFFNANAASARTREELLPRFEELTSGTGIRIVVHSLAFGTLLPYVGADGEDSVTARQMNMTLDVMAHSLVYWTQDLFTAGLLREGAKVYAMTSAGGARVMPNYGAVSAAKAALESHVRQLALELAPSGIAVNALRAGVTPTPSMERIPGSDRLAAHARDLNPHHRLTRPEDVAEAVSLLSRTDSSWITGNVIGVDGGELLT from the coding sequence ATGATCACCTCACTCGAAGGTTCCTGGTGCCTGGTCCTGGGCGCGTCCAGCGGTATGGGCCTGGCCGTCGCCCATGAACTGGCCCGCGAGGGCGTCCACATCCTGGGGGTCCACTTCGACACCACCGACGGCCAGGAGAAAGCCGCCGTCGCCCGGGAGGAGATGCGTGGCCACGGCGTCGAGGCCCACTTCTTCAACGCCAACGCCGCCTCCGCCCGCACCCGCGAGGAGCTGCTGCCCCGGTTCGAGGAGCTGACCAGCGGCACGGGCATCCGGATCGTGGTGCACTCCCTCGCCTTCGGCACCCTGCTGCCGTACGTCGGCGCGGACGGCGAGGACAGCGTGACCGCCCGCCAGATGAACATGACGCTCGACGTGATGGCGCACTCCCTCGTCTACTGGACCCAGGACCTGTTCACCGCGGGGCTGCTGCGCGAGGGCGCCAAGGTGTACGCGATGACCAGCGCCGGGGGCGCCCGGGTGATGCCCAACTACGGCGCCGTCTCCGCCGCCAAGGCCGCCCTGGAGTCCCATGTGCGCCAGCTCGCCCTGGAGCTCGCCCCCTCCGGCATCGCCGTCAACGCGCTGCGCGCCGGGGTGACCCCGACGCCGTCCATGGAGCGCATCCCCGGCAGCGACCGGCTCGCCGCCCATGCCAGGGACCTCAACCCGCACCACCGGCTGACCCGGCCCGAGGACGTCGCCGAGGCGGTGTCCCTGCTCTCGCGCACCGACTCCTCCTGGATCACCGGCAATGTGATCGGCGTGGACGGCGGTGAGCTGCTGACATGA
- a CDS encoding DsrE family protein: MARPVPRTDVLLNLFGAPHQTDLVTSALRLATALLDQGARVQIWTCGDATRLTGAALGDTKPRDYTDLGREHPSTARVVRELIADHPDRLYWYVCRFCAEERGAADQIPQVRTRAPFVFAEHVNAADKALLMGVC, encoded by the coding sequence ATGGCCAGGCCCGTTCCCCGTACCGATGTGCTGCTCAACCTCTTCGGCGCACCCCATCAGACCGACCTGGTCACCTCGGCGCTGCGGCTGGCGACCGCGCTGCTCGACCAGGGCGCCCGGGTGCAGATCTGGACCTGCGGCGACGCCACCCGGCTGACCGGCGCGGCCCTCGGCGACACCAAACCCCGCGACTACACCGACCTGGGACGCGAGCACCCCTCCACCGCCCGCGTGGTGCGCGAGCTGATCGCCGACCACCCCGACCGGCTGTACTGGTACGTGTGCCGCTTCTGCGCCGAGGAGCGGGGCGCCGCCGACCAGATCCCGCAGGTCCGCACGCGGGCGCCGTTCGTCTTCGCCGAGCATGTGAACGCGGCGGACAAGGCCCTGCTGATGGGGGTGTGCTGA